From Candidatus Eisenbacteria bacterium, a single genomic window includes:
- a CDS encoding aminopeptidase P family protein, whose translation MSVKKRVQALRQQMKKHNISAYLVPSTDPHQSEYVPECWQRRPWISGFTGSAGDVVVGATEAGLWTDGRYFLQAEDELKGSGIQLYKMGLPGVPQIDEYLARILKKGELLGVDPRTISLERSKGIEKALEPTGARLKCIDTNLVDEVWADRPSIPRDPIRLLPARYAGETVSSKLGRLRTEMKNRGAKAHLLTTLDSIAWLYNIRGNDVDFNPVAISYALIMEKKSLLFVETEKVPKSVAAKLRRHITIRPYGEIQTALKDLAKKKTKIWVDGASVSRWVIDMLKGCDLVMEMSPIRVMQAKKNDVQVAGMKAAHIRDGVAMVRFLHWLEREVTKGGLTEIRAADRLARFRSEEDLFQGLGFRTISGYAAHGAIIHYGPTPESDLPLRPKGIYLIDSGGQYLDGTTDITRTILLGPRATAEQQDRFTRVLKGHIALASVRFPAGILGGRLDTLARLPLWDAGLDYNHGTGHGVGAYLSVHEGPQNIGIRTVGKPLEPGNTLSNEPGFYKEGEYGMRIENLILVVEDKQRSKKGRSFLGFETITMCPIDTRLVDVRLLDEGERDWLNQYHKTVYKNLSGRLDLKDRAWLKKACRTL comes from the coding sequence ATGTCCGTCAAGAAACGTGTCCAAGCGCTCCGGCAACAGATGAAAAAACACAACATTAGCGCTTACCTCGTCCCCAGCACGGACCCGCACCAGAGTGAATATGTCCCCGAGTGCTGGCAGCGCAGGCCGTGGATCAGCGGTTTTACCGGCTCGGCGGGTGATGTTGTTGTCGGCGCGACGGAGGCTGGTTTGTGGACCGATGGGCGCTATTTCCTTCAGGCAGAGGATGAGTTGAAGGGAAGCGGGATTCAACTCTACAAAATGGGACTCCCGGGAGTACCCCAGATCGACGAATATCTCGCCCGGATTCTCAAGAAGGGCGAGTTGCTGGGTGTCGACCCCCGAACGATCTCTCTTGAAAGGTCAAAAGGGATCGAGAAGGCTTTGGAACCGACGGGCGCCCGCCTGAAATGCATCGATACGAATCTTGTCGATGAGGTTTGGGCTGATCGACCGAGCATCCCCCGAGACCCGATTCGGCTCTTGCCGGCGAGGTATGCTGGTGAAACGGTCTCCTCCAAATTAGGCCGCTTGCGGACTGAGATGAAGAATAGGGGGGCCAAGGCCCATCTTCTGACCACGCTGGATTCGATTGCGTGGTTATACAATATCCGCGGAAATGATGTCGACTTTAATCCTGTCGCTATCTCGTATGCGCTCATCATGGAGAAAAAATCCTTGCTCTTTGTGGAGACGGAGAAGGTTCCCAAAAGCGTCGCAGCGAAACTGAGGCGGCATATTACGATCCGTCCCTATGGGGAAATCCAGACGGCGCTGAAGGATCTTGCGAAGAAGAAGACGAAGATCTGGGTTGACGGTGCTTCCGTATCCCGCTGGGTCATCGACATGTTGAAGGGGTGCGATCTGGTGATGGAAATGTCGCCCATCAGGGTCATGCAGGCGAAGAAGAACGACGTGCAGGTCGCGGGGATGAAGGCGGCCCATATCCGTGACGGTGTTGCGATGGTCCGGTTCCTCCATTGGCTTGAGCGTGAAGTGACCAAAGGGGGTCTGACCGAAATCCGCGCCGCGGATCGGCTTGCCCGCTTCCGATCCGAAGAGGATCTCTTCCAAGGGCTCGGATTCAGGACCATATCGGGTTATGCGGCGCATGGAGCCATTATCCACTATGGACCGACACCTGAGAGCGATCTTCCGCTTCGTCCGAAAGGGATCTATCTCATCGATTCCGGCGGGCAGTATCTGGATGGAACGACCGACATTACCCGAACGATTTTGCTGGGCCCCAGGGCGACGGCGGAGCAGCAAGACCGATTTACCCGCGTTCTCAAGGGACATATAGCCTTGGCAAGCGTCCGGTTCCCCGCCGGGATCCTGGGCGGACGGCTTGATACTTTGGCGCGTTTGCCTCTCTGGGATGCCGGTCTTGATTATAACCATGGTACGGGGCATGGTGTCGGCGCCTATCTCAGTGTTCATGAGGGGCCGCAGAATATCGGTATCAGAACCGTCGGCAAGCCGCTGGAACCGGGCAATACCCTCTCGAATGAACCCGGCTTTTACAAAGAGGGTGAGTATGGGATGCGTATTGAAAACCTGATTTTGGTCGTCGAAGACAAGCAGCGATCGAAGAAGGGCCGGTCGTTTCTGGGGTTTGAGACGATCACGATGTGTCCGATTGATACCCGGTTGGTGGATGTCCGGTTGCTTGATGAGGGCGAGCGGGATTGGCTCAATCAGTATCACAAAACGGTATACAAAAACCTATCAGGTCGCCTCGATCTGAAAGACCGCGCTTGGCTTAAAAAGGCCTGTAGGACTCTCTAA